The following are from one region of the Sorghum bicolor cultivar BTx623 chromosome 2, Sorghum_bicolor_NCBIv3, whole genome shotgun sequence genome:
- the LOC8077498 gene encoding glycine-rich cell wall structural protein: MAMARKPTCALPLLLVAFLCFTCSVFAHIHDDYDDPRYGPGGFGRGPGPKGGYGRGPRFGRGPFGRDCRFGRCRGGGGLGGGGGAGAGGGFGGGVGGGAGGGLGGGGGGGFGGGGGGGLGGGGGGGGGGGMGGGGGGGLGGGSGGGFGAGGGVGGGAGGGGGLGGGGGGGMGGGGGGGLGGGKGGGFGAGGGMGGGAGGGGGLGGGGGGGMGGGGGGGLGGGKGGGFGAGGGMGGGAGGGGGAGGGFGGGAGGGVGGGGGLGGGGGGGMGGGGGGGMGGGAGGGFGGGAGGGLGHGGGLGGGGGLGGGGGAGGGLGHGVGLGGGGGGGLGIGIGVGVGVGMGAGAGGGAGAGAGAGAGGGGR; this comes from the exons ATGGCGATGGCCAGGAAGCCTACCTGCGCTCTCCCTCTCCTCCTTGTAGCCTTCCTCTGCTTCACATGCTCTGTCTTTGCTCACATCCACGACGACTACGACGATCCGAGGTACGGGCCTGGGGGTTTCGGCCGTGGTCCCGGCCCGAAAGGCGGCTATGGACGCGGTCCGCGCTTCGGACGTGGACCGTTTGGCCGTGACTGCCGCTTCGGCCGCTGCCGCGGAG gtggtggcctCGGTGGTGGAGGTGGCGCGGGTGCTGGAGGAGGCTTTGGTGGTGGCGTCGGAGGTGGTGCAGGAGGTGGGCttggtggtggaggcggtggtggatttggaggaggcggcggcggtggactcggaggtggtggtg GTGGTGGAGGCGGCGGTGGAATGGGTGGCGGAGGCGGTGGTGGACTCGGAGGAGGTTCGGGAGGAGGCTTTGGAGCGGGCGGCGGTGTAGGTGGTGGAgccggcggtggtggcggccttggtggcggtggaggcggcggcatgggtggcggtggaggtggagggCTTGGAGGAGGTAAGGGTGGAGGCTTTGGAGCCGGTGGTGGTATGGGAGGTGGGGCTGGCGGAGGTGGCGGccttggtggtggtggcggtggcggcatgggtggcggtggaggtggagggCTTGGAGGAGGTAAGGGTGGAGGTTTTGGAGCCGGCGGTGGTATGGGAGGTGGAGCTGGCGGAG GCGGTGGTGCTGGAGGAGGATTCGGTGGCGGAGCAGGCGGTGGCgttggaggaggaggcggccttggtggtggcggcggcggcggtatgggcggtggtggaggcggtgggatgggcggtggcgccggcggcgggtTCGGTGGCGGAGCAGGTGGAGGACTCGGTCATGGCGGTGGTCTCGGAGGCGGAGGTGGCCTCGGTGGTGGAGGCGGCGCCGGAGGAGGCCTCGGGCACGGCGTTGGTctcggcggaggcggcggtggcggcctcGGCATCGGCATTGGTGTTGGCGTCGGAGTAGGGATGGGCGCGGGggcaggcggcggcgccggtgcgggtgcgggtgcgggtgctggcggcggcgggcgtTGA
- the LOC8077499 gene encoding DNA repair protein RAD16: MPRRGSSSGRRRRRDEEDEDDLPSDDTSDADFVVDSGDEAEEDDDDGSDGEGFVPDDDAPPAPAVPEMAMAPPVPAMAPPVPIRIRNQAPGRRRGKKARDHEPPLPWEEWEVANESWLDALDAAEGDRDGDGEATEAAPAAVPTADPAPEVVLSLLRFQKEWLAWALAQEASVSRGGILADEMGMGKTIQAISLVVTARRLRPPDNHAASSSTSSVGRPKVGCTLVVCPVVAVIQWTEEIERHTESGSVRVLIYHGAKRGAQKLDFNSYDFVITTYSTIEVDYRKHIMPPKIRCQYCSRLFYPNKMKVHLKYHCGPNAIRTEAQAKQQSKKRDSSKGKVRRNRRVHKKGDESNMDSQELPDESGSQSRGQSPLHSVRWERIILDEAHFIKDRRSNTARAVFELESEYKWALSGTPLQNRVGELYSLIRFLQIFPYSNYFCKDCSCEILDTSMKKQCDCGHSSVRHFCWWNKYISTPIQYGSTTFEGKRAMTLLKEKVLKGIVLRRTKKGRAADLALPPKIVTLRRDSFDKNEMEFYEALYTQSVTQFDAYVVAGTLMNNFAHIFDLLTRLRQAVDHPYLVAYSKTAEHPEGMKNEGNDTMESQCGICHNLAEDVVVTSCDHAFCKTCLIDYSAALGNVSCPSCSIPLTVDLTAQNSAGKVTQSVKGRKCSGILSRLPSLVDFKTSTKIDALREEIRNMIEHDGSAKGIVFSQFTSFLDLIQFSLEKSGIKCVQLNGAMNITEKGRAIDTFTRDPDCRIFLMSLKAGGVALNLTVASHVFLMDPWWNPAVESQAQDRIHRIGQFKPIKSTRFVIGDTVEERILQLQEKKHLVFEGTVGDSPDAMSKLTEEDLKFLFQI; encoded by the exons ATGCCGCGCCGAG GATCCAGCAGcggccggcggcgccgccgcgacgaggaggacgaggacgaccTCCCCTCTGACGACACCTCCGACGCCGACTTCGTCGTCGACTCTGGggacgaggcggaggaggacgacgacgacggcagcgACGGGGAGGGGTTCGTGCCCGATGATGATGCCCCGCCCGCGCCCGCGGTGCCCGAGATGGCCATGGCACCGCCGGTGCCCGCGATGGCACCGCCGGTGCCGATCCGGATTAGAAATCAGGCGCCGGGAAGGAGGCGAGGTAAGAAGGCGAGGGACCACGAGCCGCCCCTGCCGTGGGAAGAGTGGGAGGTGGCCAACGAGAGTTGGCTCGACGCGCTTGACGCGGCCGAAGGGGACCGGGACGGGGACGGCGAGGCCACCGAAGCCGCACCGGCGGCCGTGCCGACCGCGGACCCGGCCCCGGAGGTGGTGCTCTCGCTGCTGCGCTTCCAGAAGGAGTGGCTCGCGTGGGCGCTCGCGCAGGAGGCGTCCGTCTCGCGCGGCGGTATTCTCGCCGACGAGATGGGGATGGGGAAGACCATCCAGGCTATCTCGCTCGTCGTGACTGCGCGCCGACTCCGCCCCCCGGACAACCACGCGGCCTCCTCGTCCACCTCCTCGGTGGGCCGCCCGAAGGTCGGGTGCACGCTGGTGGTCTGCCCGGTGGTGGCCGTCATCCAGTGGACCGAGGAGATCGAGCGGCACACTGAAAGTGGCAGCGTGCGCGTGCTCATCTACCATGGTGCCAAGCGTGGTGCTCAGAAGTTGGATTTCAACAGCTATGACTTTGTTATCACCACCTACTCCACCATCGAGGTGGACTACCGGAAGCACATCATGCCACCCAAGATTCGGTGTCAATACTGCAGTAGATTGTTTTACCCCAACAAGATGAAGGTGCACTTGAAGTATCACTGTGGGCCTAATGCTATACGCACGGAAGCTCAGGCTAAGCAGCAGAGCAAGAAGCGGGACAGCAGCAAGGGAAAGGTGAGGAGGAATAGAAGGGTTCATAAGAAGGGTGATGAGTCGAATATGGATTCTCAAGAATTGCCTGATGAATCGGGCAGCCAGTCGAGGGGCCAATCTCCTCTGCATTCTGTGCGGTGGGAGCGTATTATCCTGGATGAG GCCCACTTCATAAAAGATAGACGATCTAATACTGCACGGGCTGTTTTTGAATTGGAGTCAGAATACAAGTGGGCTCTGAGTGGGACACCTTTGCAGAACCGTGTTGGAGAACTTTACTCGCTT ATTCGGTTCTTGCAAATCTTCCCCTACTCGAACTATTTCTGCAAGGACTGCAGCTGTGAGATACTAGATACCAG TATGAAGAAACAATGCGACTGTGGTCACTCATCTGTTAGGCACTTTTGCTGGTGGAATAAG TACATATCAACGCCAATACAGTATGGATCAACAACTTTTGAAGGCAAAAGAGCCATGACTCTTCTGAAGGAAAAAGTTCTGAAGGGCATAGTGTTAAGGCGCACAAAAAAAGGCCGAGCGGCAGATCTTGCTCTTCCACCAAAGATT GTGACATTGAGGCGGGACTCTTTTGATAAAAATGAAATGGAATTTTATGAAGCTTTGTATACGCAAAGTGTCACACAATTTGATGC ATATGTAGTTGCTGGAACACTGATGAATAACTTTGCTCATATCTTCGATCTCCTCACAAGGTTGAGACAG GCTGTTGATCATCCTTATCTTGTAGCATATTCTAAGACAGCAGAACATCCTGAAGGAATGAAGAATGAAGGAAATGACACCATGGAAAGCCAGTGTGGTATATGTCATAATTTGGCTGAAGATGTTGTG GTTACCTCTTGTGATCATGCTTTCTGCAAGACTTGTTTGATAGACTACTCTGCAGCTTTGGGGAATGTTTCATGTCCGTCCTGTTCAATACCTCTCACTGTGGACTTAACAGCACAAAATTCAGCTGGAAAAGTAACTCAAAGTGTCAAGGGTCGCAAATGCTCAGGAATATTGAGCAGACTACCAAGCCTTGTGGATTTTAAGACTAGTACAAAAATTGATGCCTTG AGAGAGGAGATAAGAAACATGATTGAGCACGATGGTTCTGCCAAAGGGATTGTCTTCAGCCAGTTTACATCATTCTTGGATTTGATTCAGTTTTCCCTGGAGAAG TCTGGCATCAAGTGTGTCCAGCTGAATGGAGCCATGAACATTACTGAGAAAGGAAGAGCCATAGACACCTTCACCCGTGATCCAGACTGCAGGATCTTCCTGATGAGCCTGAAAGCTGGCGGAGTCGCTCTGAATCTTACTGTAGCATCTCAT GTGTTCCTGATGGACCCTTGGTGGAATCCAGCAGTCGAGAGTCAAGCGCAGGATCGTATCCATCGAATCGGACAGTTCAAGCcaatcaa GAGCACTAGGTTTGTGATAGGGGACACGGTTGAAGAGCGCATACTGCAACTGCAAGAGAAGAAGCATCTGGTGTTTGAAGG CACCGTGGGCGACTCGCCGGATGCCATGTCGAAGCTTACAGAGGAGGACCTCAAGTTTCTTTTCCAGATCTAG